A window of Zingiber officinale cultivar Zhangliang chromosome 5A, Zo_v1.1, whole genome shotgun sequence contains these coding sequences:
- the LOC121980837 gene encoding catalase isozyme A-like, whose product MDPYKFRPSSSFDTNFITTNAGGPVWNDDVALTVGSRGPILLEDYHLIEKIGHFARERIPERVVHARGASAKGFFECTHDVTNLTCADFLRAPGVQVPVIVRFSTVIHERGSPETIRDPRGFAVKFYTREGNWDLLGNNFPVFFIRDGIKFPDVIHAFKPNPKSHIQEYWRVFDFLSHHPESLHTFFFLFDDVGVPTNYRHMEGFGVNTYTFINREGKVNYVKFHWKPTCGVKCLLEDEAIVVGGKNHSHATQDLYDSIAAGNYPEWKLFVQVMDPDTEEKYDFDPLDDTKTWPEDLLPLQPVGRLVLNRNIDNFFAENEQLAFGPGLVVPGIHYSDDKMLQCRVFAYADTQRYRLGPNYLMLPVNAPKCAHHNNHYDGLMNFMHRDEEVDYYPSRHSTLRHAERFPIPNRIITGRREKTIIPKQNDFKQPGERYRTWAPDRQERFVQRWVEGLSHPKVSHELRSIWVNYLSQCDASLGQKVGNRLNIKPNM is encoded by the exons ATGGATCCCTACAAG TTCCGTCCCTCGAGCTCCTTCGACACCAACTTCATCACCACCAACGCCGGTGGGCCTGTGTGGAATGATGACGTGGCGCTCACTGTCGGATCCAGAG ggCCGATTTTACTGGAGGATTACCATCTGATCGAGAAGATCGGGCACTTCGCCCGGGAGCGGATCCCGGAGCGGGTGGTGCACGCGCGCGGCGCCAGCGCCAAGGGCTTCTTCGAGTGCACGCATGACGTCACCAACCTCACCTGCGCCGACTTCCTCCGCGCCCCCGGCGTCCAGGTTCCAGTCATCGTCCGCTTCTCCACCGTCATCCACGAGCGCGGCAGCCCCGAAACCATCCGCGACCCCCGCGGCTTCGCCGTCAAGTTCTACACCCGGGAG GGGAACTGGGACCTGCTCGGGAACAACTTCCCGGTGTTCTTCATCCGCGACGGCATCAAGTTCCCGGACGTGATCCACGCCTTCAAGCCCAACCCCAAGTCCCACATCCAGGAATACTGGCGGGTGTTCGACTTCCTGTCGCACCACCCGGAGAGCCtccacaccttcttcttcctcttcgacGACGTCGGCGTTCCCACCAACTACCGCCACATGGAGGGCTTCGGCGTCAACACCTACACCTTCATCAACCGCGAAGGCAAAGTGAACTACGTCAAGTTCCACTGGAAGCCCACCTGCGGCGTCAAGTGCCTGCTCGAGGACGAGGCCATCGTCGTCGGCGGGAAGAACCACAGCCACGCGACGCAGGACCTCTACGACTCCATCGCCGCCGGAAACTACCCGGAGTGGAAGCTGTTCGTTCAGGTGATGGATCCGGACACGGAGGAAAAGTACGACTTCGATCCGCTGGACGACACGAAGACGTGGCCGGAGGACCTGCTGCCGCTGCAGCCGGTGGGCAGGCTGGTGCTCAACCGGAACATCGACAACTTCTTCGCGGAGAATGAGCAGCTGGCCTTCGGGCCGGGCCTCGTCGTGCCGGGCATCCACTACTCCGACGACAAGATGCTGCAGTGCAGGGTGTTTGCCTACGCCGACACGCAGCGGTACCGGCTCGGCCCCAACTACCTGATGCTGCCGGTGAACGCCCCCAAGTGCGCCCACCACAACAACCACTACGACGGACTCATGAACTTCATGCACAGGGATGAAGAG GTGGATTACTATCCTTCCAGACACTCTACGCTCCGGCATGCAGAGAGATTCCCAATTCCAAACCGCATAATTACTGGCAGGCGTGAGAAG ACTATTATTCCCAAGCAAAATGATTTCAAGCAACCTGGAGAGAGATACCGCACCTGGGCACCTGACAG GCAAGAGCGTTTTGTCCAGCGATGGGTAGAGGGACTATCCCACCCCAAGGTCAGCCACGAGCTCCGCAGCATCTGGGTCAACTATCTGTCACAG TGCGATGCGTCTCTGGGGCAGAAAGTTGGAAATCGCCTCAACATCAAACCGAACATGTGA